A genomic region of Ignavibacteria bacterium contains the following coding sequences:
- the serC gene encoding 3-phosphoserine/phosphohydroxythreonine transaminase — MTNRVYNFNPGPAVLPEPVLKEVQENLMALPNVGMSILEISHRSSTFENILNETIENLRKLANIPSNYKILFLGGGASLQFSMVPLNLMPPKNKADYIVTGSWSKKAVKEAKRVGTVNIAASTEEENFKRIPKQEELKLDPDASYVHYTSNNTIYGTEWHYIPEVGNVPLVCDMSSDIFSYPFDVSKFGLIYAGAQKNLGPAGVTIVIIREDLLERSQDSLHTMLNYKIHADNNSLYNTPPVFGIYIIGLVVKWLLNLGGLEAIAKINEEKAKLIYDAIDNSNGFYRGHADKDSRSKMNITFRLPNEELEKKFVKEATEKGLVGLKGHRSVGGLRASVYNAFPIEGAKALVEFMKEFQQKNS; from the coding sequence ATGACAAATAGAGTATATAATTTCAATCCTGGACCTGCAGTTCTTCCTGAACCTGTATTGAAAGAGGTTCAAGAAAATCTTATGGCTTTACCTAATGTTGGAATGTCTATTCTTGAAATCAGCCATCGTTCATCAACTTTTGAGAACATACTCAATGAGACAATAGAAAATCTCAGAAAACTTGCTAACATTCCATCGAATTATAAAATACTTTTTCTCGGTGGTGGGGCAAGTCTTCAATTTTCAATGGTTCCTTTAAATTTAATGCCTCCAAAAAATAAAGCTGATTATATTGTTACTGGTTCTTGGAGTAAAAAAGCAGTTAAAGAAGCAAAAAGAGTTGGTACCGTAAACATTGCAGCATCAACAGAAGAAGAAAATTTCAAACGAATCCCGAAGCAGGAAGAATTAAAATTAGATCCAGATGCTTCTTATGTTCATTATACTTCAAACAATACAATATACGGGACAGAATGGCATTATATTCCTGAAGTTGGTAACGTACCGCTTGTTTGCGATATGAGTTCTGATATTTTTTCATATCCGTTTGATGTCTCTAAATTTGGTTTAATTTACGCAGGTGCTCAGAAAAATCTCGGTCCTGCTGGAGTTACTATCGTTATTATCCGTGAAGACTTACTTGAACGCTCTCAAGATTCACTTCATACAATGCTGAATTATAAAATTCATGCAGATAACAATTCATTGTACAATACTCCTCCAGTATTTGGAATTTACATTATTGGACTAGTTGTAAAATGGCTTTTAAATCTTGGTGGATTGGAAGCTATCGCAAAAATTAATGAGGAAAAAGCAAAACTAATTTATGATGCAATTGATAACTCAAATGGTTTTTATCGTGGACATGCTGATAAAGATAGTCGTTCAAAGATGAATATTACATTTAGACTTCCAAATGAGGAACTGGAGAAAAAATTTGTTAAGGAGGCTACCGAAAAAGGTCTCGTTGGATTAAAAGGTCATAGATCAGTTGGTGGTTTAAGGGCTTCGGTTTACAATGCATTCCCGATTGAAGGCGCTAAAGCTTTAGTTGAATTTATGAAAGAATTTCAACAAAAAAATTCATAA
- a CDS encoding DUF1015 domain-containing protein, which yields MAIIKPFKALRPERNVAHLVASVPYDVVSREEAFELAEGNPISFLRVTRSEIELPPNVNPYSQEVYQLARKNLQLISEKAPLIQDQTDRFYLYQLIMGEQSQTGIAATFSVDDYDNNVILKHERTRKEKEDDRTNHILTTSAQTGPVFLTYRDVSSINELVDKIKMEVAPIYDFIAKDGVQHKVWIVPEEYNQDIIEEIKKVEKIYIADGHHRAASASRVRAIKREQNPEHRGDEEYNFFLAVLFPASQLKILPYNRIVFSLNNLSDEEFLEKVKINFNLSEIDYSEPKQKRNICMYFSNKWYLLTPNENVKEGNSYGENLDVSILQNYLLKPFLGIDDPRTSKNIDFVGGIRGTKELERLVNSGKAKVAFSMYPVSIEDLMNISDAGEIMPPKSTWFEPKLRDGLLIHLI from the coding sequence ATGGCAATTATTAAACCATTCAAAGCACTCCGACCAGAAAGAAATGTCGCCCATTTAGTTGCAAGTGTTCCTTATGATGTTGTGAGTAGGGAAGAAGCATTCGAGCTTGCGGAAGGCAATCCAATTTCATTTTTAAGAGTAACCCGCTCTGAAATTGAATTGCCGCCAAATGTTAATCCCTATTCACAAGAAGTATATCAACTTGCACGAAAAAATTTACAGCTCATTTCAGAAAAAGCCCCATTAATACAAGATCAAACGGATAGATTCTATCTTTATCAATTAATAATGGGAGAACAATCACAAACAGGCATAGCTGCTACTTTTTCTGTTGATGATTATGATAATAATGTGATTTTGAAGCACGAGAGAACTCGAAAGGAAAAGGAAGACGATAGAACAAATCATATTCTTACAACTTCAGCTCAAACTGGTCCAGTTTTTTTGACCTATCGTGATGTAAGCTCGATAAATGAGCTTGTGGATAAAATAAAAATGGAAGTTGCACCAATTTATGATTTTATTGCGAAGGATGGTGTTCAGCATAAAGTCTGGATTGTTCCTGAAGAGTATAATCAAGACATTATCGAGGAAATAAAAAAAGTTGAGAAAATATACATTGCCGATGGACATCACCGTGCTGCAAGTGCTTCAAGAGTAAGAGCAATTAAAAGAGAACAAAATCCTGAACATCGTGGTGATGAAGAATATAATTTCTTCCTTGCGGTTCTATTCCCTGCATCTCAGTTAAAAATTCTGCCATATAATAGAATTGTTTTTTCTTTGAACAACCTTTCTGATGAAGAATTCTTAGAAAAAGTTAAAATTAATTTTAATTTAAGCGAGATTGATTACTCAGAACCTAAACAGAAAAGAAATATTTGTATGTATTTTTCAAACAAATGGTATTTGTTAACTCCGAATGAAAATGTAAAAGAGGGAAACTCTTATGGTGAAAATCTCGATGTAAGTATTCTTCAAAATTATTTATTGAAGCCGTTTTTGGGAATCGATGATCCACGAACAAGTAAGAACATTGATTTTGTTGGTGGAATCAGAGGAACAAAAGAGCTTGAGAGATTGGTAAACAGCGGAAAAGCAAAAGTTGCCTTCTCGATGTATCCTGTTTCAATTGAAGATTTAATGAATATTTCAGATGCAGGCGAAATTATGCCGCCTAAATCAACATGGTTTGAACCAAAACTCAGAGATGGTTTATTAATTCATTTAATTTAA
- a CDS encoding slipin family protein — translation MISPILFTIIFFVILILSSAIKILREYERGVVFRLGRLIGAKGPGLIFLIPLVDRMVRVSLRTIVMDVPPQDIITKDNVSLKVNAVVYFRVVQAEKAIVEVEDYLNATSQLSQTTLRSVLGQSQLDELLAERDKINRELQKIIDHQTEPWGIKVSNVEIKHVDLPIEMQRAMARQAEAERERRAKIIHAEGEYQASQKLKEAAQIIEDHPVAVQLRFLQTLSEVASEKNSTTIFPIPIELIKPFLKKKKDK, via the coding sequence ATGATTTCACCAATTTTATTCACGATTATCTTCTTTGTTATACTCATTCTTTCAAGTGCAATCAAAATTCTGAGAGAATATGAGCGAGGAGTTGTTTTTAGATTAGGAAGATTGATTGGTGCGAAAGGTCCGGGATTAATTTTTCTTATTCCATTAGTGGATAGAATGGTTAGAGTAAGTTTAAGAACAATAGTTATGGATGTTCCACCACAAGACATAATCACCAAAGATAATGTGTCTTTAAAAGTTAACGCAGTAGTTTATTTCAGAGTCGTCCAGGCTGAAAAAGCAATTGTTGAAGTAGAAGATTATTTAAACGCAACATCACAACTATCACAAACCACTTTAAGAAGTGTTTTGGGCCAATCTCAGCTTGATGAATTACTTGCTGAGAGAGACAAAATAAATCGTGAGTTACAAAAAATAATTGATCATCAGACTGAACCATGGGGAATAAAAGTATCTAATGTAGAAATTAAGCATGTTGATCTGCCGATAGAAATGCAGAGAGCAATGGCTCGTCAAGCTGAAGCTGAAAGAGAAAGAAGAGCAAAAATCATTCACGCCGAAGGTGAATATCAAGCAAGCCAAAAATTAAAAGAAGCGGCACAAATTATTGAAGACCACCCGGTTGCTGTTCAATTAAGATTTTTACAAACATTAAGTGAAGTTGCAAGTGAAAAGAATTCAACAACTATTTTTCCGATACCAATTGAATTAATCAAACCATTCTTGAAGAAAAAGAAAGACAAATAG
- a CDS encoding nodulation protein NfeD, producing the protein MKRIFIKIFFYLPLFLNLIYAQSGKIFVLTVDDAISPPISEYIKKGIEAAVSENGECVIIKLNTPGGLLKSTRVIVSEILESKVPVVVYVTPSGAQAASAGVFITLSAHIAAMTPGTNIGAAHPVSLEKTDTIMIEKATNDAAAFIRTISEKRNRNVKWAEDAVRKNLSITETEALKLKVIDLIASDLKDLLRKIDSMKVQGAFGEKLLSTKEAEIVEFEMSIGQKLLRLISDPNIAYILLMIGLYGLLFELYNPGSIFPGVIGIISLILAFYALHTLPVNFAGIALIVVAIILFVLETQIASHGLLTIGGIVSFILGSLMLIRTESALEVFKISYQIIIVLAVLTFLFFSFAIGLGIKAQKRKAATGIEGMIGEIGEAITDLNPEGQVRVHGEIWTAIAINNQKIEANSKVEVIEVQNLKLKVKKL; encoded by the coding sequence ATGAAGCGAATATTTATCAAAATATTTTTCTACCTCCCATTATTTCTAAATTTAATTTATGCTCAATCAGGAAAGATCTTTGTCTTAACTGTTGATGATGCTATCTCGCCTCCAATTTCTGAATATATAAAAAAAGGAATTGAGGCTGCAGTTTCTGAGAATGGTGAATGTGTAATCATTAAATTAAATACACCAGGCGGATTATTAAAATCGACTCGTGTAATCGTTTCTGAAATTTTAGAATCAAAAGTTCCTGTTGTGGTATATGTTACACCTTCAGGAGCGCAGGCAGCTTCTGCAGGAGTATTTATCACGCTTTCAGCACATATTGCTGCAATGACTCCTGGAACAAATATAGGTGCAGCTCATCCAGTTTCACTTGAAAAAACAGATACAATAATGATTGAAAAAGCTACCAACGACGCAGCGGCTTTTATCAGAACTATATCAGAGAAAAGGAATCGAAATGTGAAGTGGGCTGAAGATGCAGTTCGTAAAAATCTCTCTATTACAGAAACTGAAGCTTTGAAATTAAAAGTAATAGATTTAATCGCTTCAGATTTAAAAGATTTATTAAGAAAAATTGACTCAATGAAGGTCCAGGGTGCATTTGGTGAAAAACTGCTTTCAACTAAAGAAGCAGAAATTGTAGAATTCGAGATGAGCATTGGTCAAAAACTCTTACGTTTAATTAGTGATCCGAACATCGCTTACATTCTTCTTATGATTGGCTTATATGGTTTGCTCTTTGAATTGTACAATCCGGGTTCAATATTCCCAGGTGTGATTGGGATTATTTCTCTGATCTTAGCGTTTTATGCGTTGCACACTCTTCCTGTAAATTTTGCGGGAATTGCTTTAATTGTCGTTGCAATAATTTTGTTTGTACTAGAAACTCAAATTGCAAGTCATGGACTGCTAACAATTGGTGGAATTGTTTCATTCATTCTGGGGTCGCTTATGTTAATTAGAACAGAATCAGCTCTCGAGGTATTTAAAATCTCTTATCAGATAATTATTGTTCTTGCTGTATTAACTTTCTTATTCTTTTCATTTGCAATTGGACTTGGCATCAAAGCCCAAAAAAGAAAAGCTGCTACTGGAATTGAAGGAATGATTGGTGAGATTGGCGAAGCAATCACTGATCTAAATCCCGAAGGTCAGGTGAGAGTTCATGGAGAAATATGGACAGCAATTGCAATCAATAATCAGAAAATTGAAGCCAATTCTAAGGTTGAGGTTATAGAAGTTCAAAATCTAAAATTAAAAGTAAAAAAATTATAG